One Setaria italica strain Yugu1 chromosome I, Setaria_italica_v2.0, whole genome shotgun sequence DNA window includes the following coding sequences:
- the LOC101766831 gene encoding 4-coumarate--CoA ligase-like 5 isoform X1, which yields MDVAASVLSRLPHHGHGSAFVDAATGRSLSFLALHRGALSLASGLRLGLGLRRGDAVLVLSRNSLLLPQILLGVLAAGGVVVAADPDATAAEIAAAAHGSGAVMIVAEPEAEVAGVGVPLLLTSRSLLSLSAEELIDGGDPMVLSLSEEDDDLAAFLSSSASRTVADLVAAVQVPGLDEDEGRRVCLASLPMCSAHGLALIALGLPAAGVTTVLPHPGAASSSLWEAVATHAATDVVAAPEALAGGPMPLDASSKLSSLRRVMVAPTPLTPEARHQFRRRLPWVHLMELGLSLSLGGGGLMLTQADAAVIHSSFQPQQPASRTNVSYKGGRLHGAAAQQDPKDYFGRHLFKIIHEQAPSNRQQQTSFLKNVADPPPSFPVLKLLVNLMTRHPKVTATLNMYYQLWSYS from the exons ATGGATGTGGCGGCCTCGGTGCTCTCCCGCCTGccccaccatggccatggcagtGCCTTCGTGGACGCCGCCACGGGCAGGAGCCTCTCTTTCTTGGCCCTCCACCGGGGCGCGCTCTCCCTCGCCTCCGGCCTCCgtctcggcctcggcctccggCGCGGCGACGCCGTCCTGGTGCTGTCGCGCAACTCGCTCCTGCTCCCGCAGATACTTCTCGGCGTCCTCGCGGCCGGTGGCGTGGTGGTCGCCGCCGACCCCGACGCCACGGCCGCGGAGATAGCCGCCGCGGCGCACGGCTCGGGTGCCGTGATGATCGTTGCCGAGCCGGAGGCGGAGGTCGCCGGCGTGGGCGTGCCGCTGCTGCTGACGTCGCGGTCGCTGCTCTCCCTCTCGGCGGAGGAGCTGATCGACGGCGGTGACCCCATGGTCCTCTCCCTCTCAGAAGAGGACGACGACCTAGCTGCTTTCCTGTCGTCGTCGGCGAGCAGGACGGTGGCCGACCTCGTGGCCGCCGTGCAGGTGCCAGGGCTGGACGAGGACGAGGGCCGCCGGGTCTGCCTCGCGTCTCTCCCGATGTGCAGCGCCCACGGCTTGGCGCTCATCGCCCTGGGGCTCCCCGCTGCCGGAGTGACCACGGTGCTACCCCATCCGGGGGCGGCAAGCAGCAGCTTATGGGAGGCCGTAGCCACGCACGCCGCGACGGACGTCGTGGCGGCGCCTGAGGCTCTCGCCGGCGGTCCCATGCCACTGgatgccagcagcaagctctccTCGCTTAGGAGGGTGATGGTGGCCCCCACGCCGCTTACGCCAGAGGCACGCCATCAGTTCCGCCGGAGGCTGCCGTGGGTCCACCTGATGGAGCTAGGCCTGTCGCTGTCGCTGGGAGGAGGAGGTCTCATGCTCACACAGGCTGACGCTGCAGTGATACA TTCTTCCTTTCAGCCACAACAGCCAGCCAGCAGAACAAATGTCAGCTACAAAGGAGGCCGCCTCCACG GTGCCGCCGCTCAACAAGATCCAAAAGATTATTTTGGGAGACATCTCTTCAAGATCATCCACGAGCAAGCACCCAGTAACCGGCAGCAACAGACAAGCTTTCTCAAAAATGTAGCAGATCCTCCGCCTTCATTTCCTGTTCTGAAGCTGCTTGTCAACCTGATGACACGTCATCCAAAAGTTACAGCCACTCTAAATATGTACTATCAACTATGGAGCTACAGCTGA
- the LOC101766831 gene encoding 4-coumarate--CoA ligase-like 5 isoform X2 has product MDVAASVLSRLPHHGHGSAFVDAATGRSLSFLALHRGALSLASGLRLGLGLRRGDAVLVLSRNSLLLPQILLGVLAAGGVVVAADPDATAAEIAAAAHGSGAVMIVAEPEAEVAGVGVPLLLTSRSLLSLSAEELIDGGDPMVLSLSEEDDDLAAFLSSSASRTVADLVAAVQVPGLDEDEGRRVCLASLPMCSAHGLALIALGLPAAGVTTVLPHPGAASSSLWEAVATHAATDVVAAPEALAGGPMPLDASSKLSSLRRVMVAPTPLTPEARHQFRRRLPWVHLMELGLSLSLGGGGLMLTQADAAVIHHNSQPAEQMSATKEAASTVPPLNKIQKIILGDISSRSSTSKHPVTGSNRQAFSKM; this is encoded by the exons ATGGATGTGGCGGCCTCGGTGCTCTCCCGCCTGccccaccatggccatggcagtGCCTTCGTGGACGCCGCCACGGGCAGGAGCCTCTCTTTCTTGGCCCTCCACCGGGGCGCGCTCTCCCTCGCCTCCGGCCTCCgtctcggcctcggcctccggCGCGGCGACGCCGTCCTGGTGCTGTCGCGCAACTCGCTCCTGCTCCCGCAGATACTTCTCGGCGTCCTCGCGGCCGGTGGCGTGGTGGTCGCCGCCGACCCCGACGCCACGGCCGCGGAGATAGCCGCCGCGGCGCACGGCTCGGGTGCCGTGATGATCGTTGCCGAGCCGGAGGCGGAGGTCGCCGGCGTGGGCGTGCCGCTGCTGCTGACGTCGCGGTCGCTGCTCTCCCTCTCGGCGGAGGAGCTGATCGACGGCGGTGACCCCATGGTCCTCTCCCTCTCAGAAGAGGACGACGACCTAGCTGCTTTCCTGTCGTCGTCGGCGAGCAGGACGGTGGCCGACCTCGTGGCCGCCGTGCAGGTGCCAGGGCTGGACGAGGACGAGGGCCGCCGGGTCTGCCTCGCGTCTCTCCCGATGTGCAGCGCCCACGGCTTGGCGCTCATCGCCCTGGGGCTCCCCGCTGCCGGAGTGACCACGGTGCTACCCCATCCGGGGGCGGCAAGCAGCAGCTTATGGGAGGCCGTAGCCACGCACGCCGCGACGGACGTCGTGGCGGCGCCTGAGGCTCTCGCCGGCGGTCCCATGCCACTGgatgccagcagcaagctctccTCGCTTAGGAGGGTGATGGTGGCCCCCACGCCGCTTACGCCAGAGGCACGCCATCAGTTCCGCCGGAGGCTGCCGTGGGTCCACCTGATGGAGCTAGGCCTGTCGCTGTCGCTGGGAGGAGGAGGTCTCATGCTCACACAGGCTGACGCTGCAGTGATACA CCACAACAGCCAGCCAGCAGAACAAATGTCAGCTACAAAGGAGGCCGCCTCCACG GTGCCGCCGCTCAACAAGATCCAAAAGATTATTTTGGGAGACATCTCTTCAAGATCATCCACGAGCAAGCACCCAGTAACCGGCAGCAACAGACAAGCTTTCTCAAAAATGTAG